The following are encoded in a window of Vicugna pacos chromosome 2, VicPac4, whole genome shotgun sequence genomic DNA:
- the LOC102538543 gene encoding RE1-silencing transcription factor isoform X4: MATQVMGQSSGGGGLFPSSGSIGMALSNDMYDLPDLSRAELAAPQLIMLANVALTGEVNGSCCDYLVGEERQMAELMPVGDNNFSDSDGEGLEESPEEKGEHSGLENMELESLELSVVEPQPVFEVSAAPETYSSNEDLPPETPVAEDKCKNLKTKPFRCKPCQYEAESEEQFVHHIRVHSAKKFFVEESAEKQAKARESGSSTAEEGDFSKGPIRCDRCGYNTNRYDHYTAHLKHHTRAGDNERVYKCIICTYTTVSEYHWRKHLRNHFPRKVYTCGKCNYFSDRKNNYVQHVRTHTGERPYKCELCPYSSSQKTHLTRHMRTHSGEKPFKCDQCSYVASNQHEVTRHARQVHNGPKPLNCPHCDYKTADRSNFKKHVELHVNPRQFNCPVCDYAASKKCNLQYHFKSKHPTCPDKTMDVSKVKLKKTKKREADLPDNKITDEKTETEQTKVKGDVSGKKNERSVKVEKKDNVSKEKKPYSSASTQVATRTRKSATETKEVDVHTGNNSEKTFKTKKSKRKMEAEAHSLQDPVNDEEPVTKKKKKAESKSKNSQEVPKGDSKVDENKKQNIYVKKGTKKKTLKNKPCKKSSKPAQRETVQRRPSQVEPAQVGPAQTEPLPPTASAQGGPVQTEATPPVGPAEVEVVQKGPVHMEPPLPMGPAEVEVVQKGLVEMEPPPTELIPKRSPRKDNKEKSNMQGEVAQKEQVLIEVGLVPVADRLLLKESAGTQDLSAPSPPLPKENVKEEKTKDQKLFTADEGDKEAPLQKVEAEEADKSLAGLAAVTKESAPISSSEQNLNLPEGETSNGGHQADTVLCEMEVDTEENKTENPSGRDLAVEEPVPPPLLPLPLEKHEAVSKTAVASPPVTVAVNESQEMDEDEGIHSHDGSDLSDNLSEDSDDSGLNGARQLPQEASRKNAKEASAVKNVTQVADPWQQVPVSRSPRIH; the protein is encoded by the exons aTGGCCACCCAGGTAATGGGACAGTCTTCCGGAGGAGGAGGGCTGTTCCCCAGCAGTGGTAGTATCGGCATGGCCTTGTCTAATGACATGTACGACTTGCCTGATCTCTCCAGAGCAGAACTGGCTGCACCTCAGCTCATCATGTTGGCAAATGTGGCCCTAACTGGAGAAGTAAATGGCAGCTGCTGTGATTACCTGGTTGGCGAAGAAAGACAGATGGCAGAATTGATGCCTGTTGGGGATAACAATTTTTCAGATAGTGATGGAGAAGGACTTGAGGAGTCTCCTGAAGAGAAAGGTGAACACAGTGGACTGGAAAACATGGAACTGGAGAGTTTGGAACTCAGTGTTGTGGAACCACAGCCTGTGTTTGAGGTATCAGCTGCCCCAGAAACGTACAGCTCAAATGAAGATCTTCCTCCAGAAACACCTGTAGCAGAGGACAAATGCAAGAACTTGAAGACCAAACCCTTTCGCTGTAAACCATGCCAATATGAAGCAGAATCTGAAGAACAGTTTGTGCATCACATCCGAGTTCATAGTGCCAAGAAATTTTTTGTGGAAGAAAGTGCAGAGAAGCAAGCAAAAGCCAGGGAATCTGGCTCTTCCACTGCAGAAGAGGGAGATTTCTCCAAGGGCCCCATCCGCTGTGACCGCTGCGGCTACAATACCAATCGATACGATCACTATACCGCTCACCTGAAACACCACACCAGAGCGGGGGATAATGAGCGAGTCTACAAGTGCATCATTTGCACGTACACCACAGTAAGCGAATATCACTGGAGGAAACACTTGAGAAACCATTTTCCAAGGAAAGTATACACATGTGGAAAATGCAACTATTTTTCAGACAGAAAAAACAACTATGTTCAGCATGTTCGAACTCATACGG GCGAACGCCCATATAAATGTGAACTTTGTCCTTACTCTAGTTCTCAGAAGACTCACCTAACCAGACATATGCGTACTCATTCAG GTGAGAAGCCATTTAAGTGTGACCAGTGCAGTTATGTGGCCTCTAATCAACACGAAGTAACCCGCCATGCAAGACAGGTTCACAATGGGCCTAAACCTCTTAACTGCCCACACTGTGACTACAAAACAGCAGATAGAAGTAATTTCAAAAAACACGTAGAGCTACATGTGAATCCACGGCAGTTCAATTGCCCTGTATGCGACTACGCAGCTTCCAAGAAGTGCAATCTGCAGTATCACTTCAAATCTAAGCATCCTACTTGCCCTGATAAAACAATGGATGTCTCAAAAGTGAaactgaagaaaaccaaaaaGCGAGAGGCTGACTTGCCTGATAACAAaattactgatgagaaaacagaaacagagcagaCGAAAGTAAAGGGGGATGTGTCTGGGAAGAAAAATGAGAGGTCTGTAAAAGTGGAGAAAAAAGATAAtgtttcaaaagagaaaaagcctTACAGTAGTGCCTCAACCCAAGTGGCTACCAGAACTCGCAAATCAGCCACGGAAACTAAAGAAGTAGATGTGCATACAGGAAATAACTCAGAAAAAACCTTTAAAAccaagaaaagcaaaaggaagatGGAAGCTGAAGCCCATTCCTTGCAAGATCCTGTTAATGATGAGGAACCtgtgacaaaaaagaaaaagaaggcagaaagCAAATCCAAAAATAGTCAGGAAGTGCCAAAGGGTGACAGCAAAGTAGatgagaataaaaaacaaaatatttacgtGAAAAAAGGTACGAAGAAGAAGACTCTGAAAAATAAACCATGTAAAAAAAGCAGCAAGCCTGCTCAGAGGGAGACTGTTCAGAGGAGGCCTTCTCAGGTGGAGCCTGCGCAGGTGGGGCCTGCGCAGACAGAGCCTCTGCCTCCCACGGCATCTGCTCAGGGGGGGCCTGTTCAGACGGAAGCAACTCCCCCTGTGGGGCCTGCTGAGGTCGAGGTTGTTCAGAAGGGGCCTGTGCACATGGAGCCTCCTCTTCCCATGGGGCCTGCTGAGGTCGAGGTTGTTCAGAAGGGGCTTGTTGAGATGGAGCCTCCTCCCACGGAGCTGATCCCCAAAAGGTCTCCTCGAAAAGATAATAAGGAAAAGTCCAACATGCAGGGTGAAGTGGCACAGAAAGAGCAGGTCCTTATTGAAGTTGGCTTAGTGCCTGTTGCAGATAGGCTGCTTCTAAAGGAAAGCGCTGGTACACAGGATCTCTCAGCACCGTCACCACCTCTGCCAAAGGAAAACGTAAAGGAAGAGAAGACAAAAGACCAAAAATTATTCACTGCAGACGAAGGAGATAAAGAAGCCCCTCTTcaaaaagtggaagcagaagaggcaGATAAGAGTCTGGCTGGTCTTGCTGCTGTTACCAAGGAATCTGCCCCTATTTCATCCTCtgaacaaaacttgaatttgccagaGGGTGAAACTTCAAATGGTGGACATCAGGCTGACACTGTGCTTTGTGAAATGGAAGTGGATACTGAGGAGAACAAAACAGAGAATCCCTCTGGCAGAGACTTGGCAGTTGAAGAGCCAGTTCCACCACCGCTTCTTCCTCTGCCACTGGAGAAACATGAAGCAGTGTCCAAAACTGCTGTAGCATCACCTCCTGTCACCGTGGCAGTAAATGAGTCTCAGGAAATGGATGAAGACGAAGGCATCCATAGTCACGACGGAAGTGACCTAAGTGACAACTTGTCAGAGGATAGTGATGATTCTGGATTGAATGGGGCTCGGCAACTTCCACAAGAAGCTAGTAGAAAGAATGCAAAGGAAGCCTCGGCAGTCAAG AATGTCACTCAAGTTGCAGACCCTTGGCAGCAGGTACCTGTCTCCCGGTCTCCCAGAATCCACTAG
- the LOC102538543 gene encoding RE1-silencing transcription factor isoform X3, translating into MATQVMGQSSGGGGLFPSSGSIGMALSNDMYDLPDLSRAELAAPQLIMLANVALTGEVNGSCCDYLVGEERQMAELMPVGDNNFSDSDGEGLEESPEEKGEHSGLENMELESLELSVVEPQPVFEVSAAPETYSSNEDLPPETPVAEDKCKNLKTKPFRCKPCQYEAESEEQFVHHIRVHSAKKFFVEESAEKQAKARESGSSTAEEGDFSKGPIRCDRCGYNTNRYDHYTAHLKHHTRAGDNERVYKCIICTYTTVSEYHWRKHLRNHFPRKVYTCGKCNYFSDRKNNYVQHVRTHTGERPYKCELCPYSSSQKTHLTRHMRTHSGEKPFKCDQCSYVASNQHEVTRHARQVHNGPKPLNCPHCDYKTADRSNFKKHVELHVNPRQFNCPVCDYAASKKCNLQYHFKSKHPTCPDKTMDVSKVKLKKTKKREADLPDNKITDEKTETEQTKVKGDVSGKKNERSVKVEKKDNVSKEKKPYSSASTQVATRTRKSATETKEVDVHTGNNSEKTFKTKKSKRKMEAEAHSLQDPVNDEEPVTKKKKKAESKSKNSQEVPKGDSKVDENKKQNIYVKKGTKKKTLKNKPCKKSSKPAQRETVQRRPSQVEPAQVGPAQTEPLPPTASAQGGPVQTEATPPVGPAEVEVVQKGPVHMEPPLPMGPAEVEVVQKGLVEMEPPPTELIPKRSPRKDNKEKSNMQGEVAQKEQVLIEVGLVPVADRLLLKESAGTQDLSAPSPPLPKENVKEEKTKDQKLFTADEGDKEAPLQKVEAEEADKSLAGLAAVTKESAPISSSEQNLNLPEGETSNGGHQADTVLCEMEVDTEENKTENPSGRDLAVEEPVPPPLLPLPLEKHEAVSKTAVASPPVTVAVNESQEMDEDEGIHSHDGSDLSDNLSEDSDDSGLNGARQLPQEASRKNAKEASAVKVTEGDFVCIFCDRSFRKEKDYSKHLNRHLVNVYFLEEAAQGQE; encoded by the exons aTGGCCACCCAGGTAATGGGACAGTCTTCCGGAGGAGGAGGGCTGTTCCCCAGCAGTGGTAGTATCGGCATGGCCTTGTCTAATGACATGTACGACTTGCCTGATCTCTCCAGAGCAGAACTGGCTGCACCTCAGCTCATCATGTTGGCAAATGTGGCCCTAACTGGAGAAGTAAATGGCAGCTGCTGTGATTACCTGGTTGGCGAAGAAAGACAGATGGCAGAATTGATGCCTGTTGGGGATAACAATTTTTCAGATAGTGATGGAGAAGGACTTGAGGAGTCTCCTGAAGAGAAAGGTGAACACAGTGGACTGGAAAACATGGAACTGGAGAGTTTGGAACTCAGTGTTGTGGAACCACAGCCTGTGTTTGAGGTATCAGCTGCCCCAGAAACGTACAGCTCAAATGAAGATCTTCCTCCAGAAACACCTGTAGCAGAGGACAAATGCAAGAACTTGAAGACCAAACCCTTTCGCTGTAAACCATGCCAATATGAAGCAGAATCTGAAGAACAGTTTGTGCATCACATCCGAGTTCATAGTGCCAAGAAATTTTTTGTGGAAGAAAGTGCAGAGAAGCAAGCAAAAGCCAGGGAATCTGGCTCTTCCACTGCAGAAGAGGGAGATTTCTCCAAGGGCCCCATCCGCTGTGACCGCTGCGGCTACAATACCAATCGATACGATCACTATACCGCTCACCTGAAACACCACACCAGAGCGGGGGATAATGAGCGAGTCTACAAGTGCATCATTTGCACGTACACCACAGTAAGCGAATATCACTGGAGGAAACACTTGAGAAACCATTTTCCAAGGAAAGTATACACATGTGGAAAATGCAACTATTTTTCAGACAGAAAAAACAACTATGTTCAGCATGTTCGAACTCATACGG GCGAACGCCCATATAAATGTGAACTTTGTCCTTACTCTAGTTCTCAGAAGACTCACCTAACCAGACATATGCGTACTCATTCAG GTGAGAAGCCATTTAAGTGTGACCAGTGCAGTTATGTGGCCTCTAATCAACACGAAGTAACCCGCCATGCAAGACAGGTTCACAATGGGCCTAAACCTCTTAACTGCCCACACTGTGACTACAAAACAGCAGATAGAAGTAATTTCAAAAAACACGTAGAGCTACATGTGAATCCACGGCAGTTCAATTGCCCTGTATGCGACTACGCAGCTTCCAAGAAGTGCAATCTGCAGTATCACTTCAAATCTAAGCATCCTACTTGCCCTGATAAAACAATGGATGTCTCAAAAGTGAaactgaagaaaaccaaaaaGCGAGAGGCTGACTTGCCTGATAACAAaattactgatgagaaaacagaaacagagcagaCGAAAGTAAAGGGGGATGTGTCTGGGAAGAAAAATGAGAGGTCTGTAAAAGTGGAGAAAAAAGATAAtgtttcaaaagagaaaaagcctTACAGTAGTGCCTCAACCCAAGTGGCTACCAGAACTCGCAAATCAGCCACGGAAACTAAAGAAGTAGATGTGCATACAGGAAATAACTCAGAAAAAACCTTTAAAAccaagaaaagcaaaaggaagatGGAAGCTGAAGCCCATTCCTTGCAAGATCCTGTTAATGATGAGGAACCtgtgacaaaaaagaaaaagaaggcagaaagCAAATCCAAAAATAGTCAGGAAGTGCCAAAGGGTGACAGCAAAGTAGatgagaataaaaaacaaaatatttacgtGAAAAAAGGTACGAAGAAGAAGACTCTGAAAAATAAACCATGTAAAAAAAGCAGCAAGCCTGCTCAGAGGGAGACTGTTCAGAGGAGGCCTTCTCAGGTGGAGCCTGCGCAGGTGGGGCCTGCGCAGACAGAGCCTCTGCCTCCCACGGCATCTGCTCAGGGGGGGCCTGTTCAGACGGAAGCAACTCCCCCTGTGGGGCCTGCTGAGGTCGAGGTTGTTCAGAAGGGGCCTGTGCACATGGAGCCTCCTCTTCCCATGGGGCCTGCTGAGGTCGAGGTTGTTCAGAAGGGGCTTGTTGAGATGGAGCCTCCTCCCACGGAGCTGATCCCCAAAAGGTCTCCTCGAAAAGATAATAAGGAAAAGTCCAACATGCAGGGTGAAGTGGCACAGAAAGAGCAGGTCCTTATTGAAGTTGGCTTAGTGCCTGTTGCAGATAGGCTGCTTCTAAAGGAAAGCGCTGGTACACAGGATCTCTCAGCACCGTCACCACCTCTGCCAAAGGAAAACGTAAAGGAAGAGAAGACAAAAGACCAAAAATTATTCACTGCAGACGAAGGAGATAAAGAAGCCCCTCTTcaaaaagtggaagcagaagaggcaGATAAGAGTCTGGCTGGTCTTGCTGCTGTTACCAAGGAATCTGCCCCTATTTCATCCTCtgaacaaaacttgaatttgccagaGGGTGAAACTTCAAATGGTGGACATCAGGCTGACACTGTGCTTTGTGAAATGGAAGTGGATACTGAGGAGAACAAAACAGAGAATCCCTCTGGCAGAGACTTGGCAGTTGAAGAGCCAGTTCCACCACCGCTTCTTCCTCTGCCACTGGAGAAACATGAAGCAGTGTCCAAAACTGCTGTAGCATCACCTCCTGTCACCGTGGCAGTAAATGAGTCTCAGGAAATGGATGAAGACGAAGGCATCCATAGTCACGACGGAAGTGACCTAAGTGACAACTTGTCAGAGGATAGTGATGATTCTGGATTGAATGGGGCTCGGCAACTTCCACAAGAAGCTAGTAGAAAGAATGCAAAGGAAGCCTCGGCAGTCAAGGTGACTGAGGGAGATTTTGTTTGTATCTTCTGTGATCGGTCTTTTAGAAAGGAGAAAGATTACAGCAAACACCTCAATCGCCATTTGGTTAATGTGTACTTCCTTGAAGAGGCAGCTCAAGGGCAGGAGTAG
- the LOC102538543 gene encoding RE1-silencing transcription factor isoform X1 yields the protein MATQVMGQSSGGGGLFPSSGSIGMALSNDMYDLPDLSRAELAAPQLIMLANVALTGEVNGSCCDYLVGEERQMAELMPVGDNNFSDSDGEGLEESPEEKGEHSGLENMELESLELSVVEPQPVFEVSAAPETYSSNEDLPPETPVAEDKCKNLKTKPFRCKPCQYEAESEEQFVHHIRVHSAKKFFVEESAEKQAKARESGSSTAEEGDFSKGPIRCDRCGYNTNRYDHYTAHLKHHTRAGDNERVYKCIICTYTTVSEYHWRKHLRNHFPRKVYTCGKCNYFSDRKNNYVQHVRTHTGERPYKCELCPYSSSQKTHLTRHMRTHSGEKPFKCDQCSYVASNQHEVTRHARQVHNGPKPLNCPHCDYKTADRSNFKKHVELHVNPRQFNCPVCDYAASKKCNLQYHFKSKHPTCPDKTMDVSKVKLKKTKKREADLPDNKITDEKTETEQTKVKGDVSGKKNERSVKVEKKDNVSKEKKPYSSASTQVATRTRKSATETKEVDVHTGNNSEKTFKTKKSKRKMEAEAHSLQDPVNDEEPVTKKKKKAESKSKNSQEVPKGDSKVDENKKQNIYVKKGTKKKTLKNKPCKKSSKPAQRETVQRRPSQVEPAQVGPAQTEPLPPTASAQGGPVQTEATPPVGPAEVEVVQKGPVHMEPPLPMGPAEVEVVQKGLVEMEPPPTELIPKRSPRKDNKEKSNMQGEVAQKEQVLIEVGLVPVADRLLLKESAGTQDLSAPSPPLPKENVKEEKTKDQKLFTADEGDKEAPLQKVEAEEADKSLAGLAAVTKESAPISSSEQNLNLPEGETSNGGHQADTVLCEMEVDTEENKTENPSGRDLAVEEPVPPPLLPLPLEKHEAVSKTAVASPPVTVAVNESQEMDEDEGIHSHDGSDLSDNLSEDSDDSGLNGARQLPQEASRKNAKEASAVKGSCVLFILFSSFHLLQKDDNLSNHRGPRDGSHGVLPLLGPEIVHKGRRLLGFIGRASWDALSCDVDDMCKDTKTDVTIWLLLPSRSEGGNNM from the exons aTGGCCACCCAGGTAATGGGACAGTCTTCCGGAGGAGGAGGGCTGTTCCCCAGCAGTGGTAGTATCGGCATGGCCTTGTCTAATGACATGTACGACTTGCCTGATCTCTCCAGAGCAGAACTGGCTGCACCTCAGCTCATCATGTTGGCAAATGTGGCCCTAACTGGAGAAGTAAATGGCAGCTGCTGTGATTACCTGGTTGGCGAAGAAAGACAGATGGCAGAATTGATGCCTGTTGGGGATAACAATTTTTCAGATAGTGATGGAGAAGGACTTGAGGAGTCTCCTGAAGAGAAAGGTGAACACAGTGGACTGGAAAACATGGAACTGGAGAGTTTGGAACTCAGTGTTGTGGAACCACAGCCTGTGTTTGAGGTATCAGCTGCCCCAGAAACGTACAGCTCAAATGAAGATCTTCCTCCAGAAACACCTGTAGCAGAGGACAAATGCAAGAACTTGAAGACCAAACCCTTTCGCTGTAAACCATGCCAATATGAAGCAGAATCTGAAGAACAGTTTGTGCATCACATCCGAGTTCATAGTGCCAAGAAATTTTTTGTGGAAGAAAGTGCAGAGAAGCAAGCAAAAGCCAGGGAATCTGGCTCTTCCACTGCAGAAGAGGGAGATTTCTCCAAGGGCCCCATCCGCTGTGACCGCTGCGGCTACAATACCAATCGATACGATCACTATACCGCTCACCTGAAACACCACACCAGAGCGGGGGATAATGAGCGAGTCTACAAGTGCATCATTTGCACGTACACCACAGTAAGCGAATATCACTGGAGGAAACACTTGAGAAACCATTTTCCAAGGAAAGTATACACATGTGGAAAATGCAACTATTTTTCAGACAGAAAAAACAACTATGTTCAGCATGTTCGAACTCATACGG GCGAACGCCCATATAAATGTGAACTTTGTCCTTACTCTAGTTCTCAGAAGACTCACCTAACCAGACATATGCGTACTCATTCAG GTGAGAAGCCATTTAAGTGTGACCAGTGCAGTTATGTGGCCTCTAATCAACACGAAGTAACCCGCCATGCAAGACAGGTTCACAATGGGCCTAAACCTCTTAACTGCCCACACTGTGACTACAAAACAGCAGATAGAAGTAATTTCAAAAAACACGTAGAGCTACATGTGAATCCACGGCAGTTCAATTGCCCTGTATGCGACTACGCAGCTTCCAAGAAGTGCAATCTGCAGTATCACTTCAAATCTAAGCATCCTACTTGCCCTGATAAAACAATGGATGTCTCAAAAGTGAaactgaagaaaaccaaaaaGCGAGAGGCTGACTTGCCTGATAACAAaattactgatgagaaaacagaaacagagcagaCGAAAGTAAAGGGGGATGTGTCTGGGAAGAAAAATGAGAGGTCTGTAAAAGTGGAGAAAAAAGATAAtgtttcaaaagagaaaaagcctTACAGTAGTGCCTCAACCCAAGTGGCTACCAGAACTCGCAAATCAGCCACGGAAACTAAAGAAGTAGATGTGCATACAGGAAATAACTCAGAAAAAACCTTTAAAAccaagaaaagcaaaaggaagatGGAAGCTGAAGCCCATTCCTTGCAAGATCCTGTTAATGATGAGGAACCtgtgacaaaaaagaaaaagaaggcagaaagCAAATCCAAAAATAGTCAGGAAGTGCCAAAGGGTGACAGCAAAGTAGatgagaataaaaaacaaaatatttacgtGAAAAAAGGTACGAAGAAGAAGACTCTGAAAAATAAACCATGTAAAAAAAGCAGCAAGCCTGCTCAGAGGGAGACTGTTCAGAGGAGGCCTTCTCAGGTGGAGCCTGCGCAGGTGGGGCCTGCGCAGACAGAGCCTCTGCCTCCCACGGCATCTGCTCAGGGGGGGCCTGTTCAGACGGAAGCAACTCCCCCTGTGGGGCCTGCTGAGGTCGAGGTTGTTCAGAAGGGGCCTGTGCACATGGAGCCTCCTCTTCCCATGGGGCCTGCTGAGGTCGAGGTTGTTCAGAAGGGGCTTGTTGAGATGGAGCCTCCTCCCACGGAGCTGATCCCCAAAAGGTCTCCTCGAAAAGATAATAAGGAAAAGTCCAACATGCAGGGTGAAGTGGCACAGAAAGAGCAGGTCCTTATTGAAGTTGGCTTAGTGCCTGTTGCAGATAGGCTGCTTCTAAAGGAAAGCGCTGGTACACAGGATCTCTCAGCACCGTCACCACCTCTGCCAAAGGAAAACGTAAAGGAAGAGAAGACAAAAGACCAAAAATTATTCACTGCAGACGAAGGAGATAAAGAAGCCCCTCTTcaaaaagtggaagcagaagaggcaGATAAGAGTCTGGCTGGTCTTGCTGCTGTTACCAAGGAATCTGCCCCTATTTCATCCTCtgaacaaaacttgaatttgccagaGGGTGAAACTTCAAATGGTGGACATCAGGCTGACACTGTGCTTTGTGAAATGGAAGTGGATACTGAGGAGAACAAAACAGAGAATCCCTCTGGCAGAGACTTGGCAGTTGAAGAGCCAGTTCCACCACCGCTTCTTCCTCTGCCACTGGAGAAACATGAAGCAGTGTCCAAAACTGCTGTAGCATCACCTCCTGTCACCGTGGCAGTAAATGAGTCTCAGGAAATGGATGAAGACGAAGGCATCCATAGTCACGACGGAAGTGACCTAAGTGACAACTTGTCAGAGGATAGTGATGATTCTGGATTGAATGGGGCTCGGCAACTTCCACAAGAAGCTAGTAGAAAGAATGCAAAGGAAGCCTCGGCAGTCAAG